The following are encoded in a window of Glandiceps talaboti chromosome 5, keGlaTala1.1, whole genome shotgun sequence genomic DNA:
- the LOC144435871 gene encoding uncharacterized protein LOC144435871: MTTIIMCSNISERTSSVHNMTSATKRHQEKIDKELAKRHKRKIHKMTSTKKKLQVKMDKEAAKRCKRKIRRSKERSRAVQQVVHKEMLKEIAQCQTIRPPKSTRPCKPDDYLAYLELRERVYQESRLFKHKYPLVYLYLMNCKTVQKKTCLVKTSLEVCVKGMARMMFNTNLEDRAASAYKLNVICKALAIWAPFFSPSMLQEEEGDKARPCRFQFFLTVFPCGRHLPSDDEINKVQCAYEDRVENSLEEKPTMEELVLFMQLVTNEMRQMKA, from the exons ATGACAACGATCATTATGTGCAGCAACATAAGTGAAAGAACATCATCAGTCCACAACATGACATCAGCTACTAAGAGGCACCAGGAGAAAATCGACAAAGAGTTAGCCAAAAGACACAAACGTAAAATCCACAAGATGACATCAACGAAGAAAAAACTACAAGTGAAAATGGATAAAGAGGCAGCCAAAAGATGCAAACGTAAAATCAGGAGGAGCAAAGAAAGGTCGAGGGCTGTACAACAAGTGGTGCATAAAGAGATGTTGAAAGAGATTGCACAGTGTCAAACGATCAGACCACCAAAATCAACTCGTCCTTGTAAACCAGATGATTACTTGGCATATTTG GAACTTCGAGAAAGGGTTTACCAAGAGTCCAGACTTTTCAAACACAAGTATCCACTGGTATATCTGTACCTCATGAATTGCAAGACAGTGCAGAAGAAAACGTGTTTGGTGAAAACCTCTCTGGAAGTATGTGTGAAGGGAATGGCTAGAATGATGTTCAATACCAACCTTGAAGATAGAGCTGCATCtgcatataaactgaatgtgaTATGCAAAGCATTGGCAATTTGGGCACCTTTCTTCTCCCCAAGTATGCTACAGGAAGAAGAAGGAGATAAAGCAAGGCCATGTAGATTTCAGTTTTTCCTGACAGTCTTTCCCTGTGGCAGACATTTGCCTTCTGATGATGAAATCAACAAAGTTCAATGTGCATACGAGGACCGTGTTGAAAACTCTTTGGAAGAAAAACCAACCATGGAAGAACTTGTTCTCTTCATGCAACTTGTTACAAATGAAATGCGACAAATGAAGGCCTAA